The Pseudarthrobacter sp. NS4 genome includes a window with the following:
- a CDS encoding DUF2306 domain-containing protein: MTQRVPTANQRLARRTAVAIGVLVTVVMVFAAIRMTIDWPNIVAGTTPSDDDFAERYVAHPWLAYLHIAPGVVYLLAAPLQLSRRFRTRHYHLHRRLGRVLLTCALISGLFALLFGVPHAWGGAPEAVATVVFGCWFLTCLVLAFRAIRHDAVRQHRRWMIRAFTVGVAVGTIRIWVGIFEGVEQAISHGTTPGTPDPTMFGVAFWLAFTMHVALGEWWLRRTPALTG, translated from the coding sequence GTGACGCAGAGGGTGCCGACCGCGAATCAGAGGCTCGCGCGTCGTACCGCGGTGGCGATCGGCGTGCTGGTCACCGTCGTGATGGTGTTCGCGGCGATCCGTATGACGATCGACTGGCCGAACATCGTCGCTGGGACCACACCGAGCGATGACGACTTCGCCGAGCGGTACGTCGCACACCCCTGGCTGGCCTACCTTCATATCGCGCCGGGCGTCGTCTACCTCCTGGCAGCGCCGTTGCAACTGTCGCGGCGGTTCCGTACCCGCCACTACCACCTGCACCGGCGGCTCGGGCGGGTACTGCTCACCTGCGCGCTTATCTCCGGGCTGTTCGCCCTCCTCTTCGGCGTTCCCCACGCCTGGGGAGGCGCACCAGAAGCCGTCGCGACGGTGGTGTTCGGCTGCTGGTTTCTGACCTGCCTCGTACTCGCGTTCCGGGCGATCCGGCATGATGCCGTCCGGCAGCATCGGCGCTGGATGATTCGCGCGTTCACCGTCGGTGTCGCCGTCGGCACCATCAGGATCTGGGTTGGGATCTTCGAGGGCGTCGAGCAAGCAATCTCCCACGGGACGACGCCGGGTACCCCGGACCCCACGATGTTCGGCGTCGCTTTCTGGCTGGCGTTCACCATGCACGTGGCTCTCGGCGAGTGGTGGTTGCGCCGAACTCCCGCCCTGACCGGCTGA
- a CDS encoding RNA polymerase sigma factor, with translation MGNNGDGEEGLWHRSIQGQGDAFGVLYDLHRDRVFRHAYRLCGNHHDAEDIMAASFLELWRRRKQVRIVEGSILPWLLVTSTNMARNRARAALRYHRLLSSLPRTQVASDPAADPYRRYQNQLDQDLAAALSRLTAEDLHLVSLVVFEEHTIAAAAAVLNLTPAAAKSRMHRARQRLRAALDGDASTNPPTAPTPVLEGERP, from the coding sequence ATGGGGAACAACGGAGACGGCGAAGAGGGGCTGTGGCACCGGAGTATTCAGGGCCAGGGTGACGCGTTTGGTGTGCTGTATGACTTGCACCGCGATCGCGTCTTCCGGCACGCATATCGGCTGTGCGGGAATCACCACGATGCGGAAGACATCATGGCCGCCTCGTTCCTTGAACTCTGGCGCCGCCGGAAGCAGGTCCGGATTGTGGAAGGATCCATTCTTCCCTGGCTGCTGGTAACGAGCACGAACATGGCACGCAACCGCGCCCGCGCTGCCCTCCGCTACCACCGACTCCTGAGTTCCCTTCCCCGTACCCAGGTAGCCAGCGACCCCGCTGCAGATCCATACCGGAGATACCAGAACCAGCTTGATCAGGACCTTGCAGCCGCGCTGAGTAGGCTCACGGCCGAGGACCTGCATTTGGTGAGCCTGGTCGTATTCGAAGAGCACACCATCGCTGCTGCTGCCGCCGTCCTGAATCTCACTCCTGCGGCAGCGAAATCAAGGATGCACCGGGCACGGCAACGCCTCAGAGCCGCCCTCGACGGTGATGCATCAACTAACCCGCCCACCGCTCCAACTCCCGTTCTGGAAGGAGAACGGCCATGA
- a CDS encoding LysR family transcriptional regulator → MELRYLAAMVAVVEEGSFGRAATRLGYTQSTVSQQIAALEKAVGGPVFDRPGGPKPVRITPLGTLVLVQGRELLYKAAALADAMDRFHAGAGRIDIGIFQSMSNAILPIVVRRLLDERPGCDIRLTEEVPGQLPTLGDLDLLFYDGVLDGDVEHLKLFQDPYVLVARPGSFPEGPVRVDQLDDASLVAYPLVCDQPRMEQALARGGANPRVVFRCGGDDTLLSMVRAGLGSAVLPSLVVHAADVEHDERLRTHELRPKLPSREIFLLWRAGRTHSPLAARTIEIAVEAARELTAEI, encoded by the coding sequence ATGGAGTTGCGATACCTCGCCGCGATGGTGGCCGTCGTCGAGGAAGGGTCGTTCGGTCGCGCGGCGACGCGGCTCGGCTACACGCAATCGACCGTGAGCCAGCAGATCGCCGCGTTGGAGAAGGCCGTCGGCGGTCCGGTGTTCGATCGGCCCGGCGGCCCGAAGCCGGTGCGGATCACCCCGCTCGGCACCCTTGTGCTCGTGCAGGGGCGCGAGCTCCTGTACAAGGCTGCGGCGCTGGCCGACGCCATGGACCGTTTCCACGCTGGCGCTGGTCGGATCGACATCGGCATCTTTCAAAGCATGTCCAACGCGATCTTGCCGATCGTTGTGCGTCGGCTGTTGGATGAGCGGCCGGGATGCGACATCAGGCTTACCGAGGAGGTGCCCGGCCAGCTGCCAACGCTCGGCGATCTCGACCTGCTGTTTTACGACGGTGTGCTCGACGGCGATGTCGAGCACCTCAAACTGTTCCAGGATCCGTATGTCCTCGTGGCCCGCCCGGGCTCCTTTCCGGAGGGCCCGGTCCGGGTGGACCAACTCGACGATGCGTCGCTGGTCGCGTACCCGCTCGTTTGCGACCAGCCCCGGATGGAGCAAGCACTCGCACGTGGCGGCGCGAACCCGCGGGTTGTGTTCCGATGTGGCGGTGATGACACCCTTTTATCGATGGTGCGGGCAGGGCTGGGGTCTGCCGTGTTGCCCTCCCTCGTCGTCCACGCGGCCGATGTCGAACACGACGAACGACTCCGCACTCACGAGCTGCGGCCGAAACTCCCCTCCCGTGAGATATTCCTGCTCTGGCGGGCCGGCCGTACCCACTCCCCGCTAGCGGCACGAACGATCGAGATTGCCGTCGAGGCCGCGAGAGAGCTGACCGCGGAGATATGA
- a CDS encoding nuclear transport factor 2 family protein: MLTQDVLDAALERADALKRRDGESLGRLLHPKFCWISHKGDQFDRDAYLRSNLEGQNTWHSQILEQPSITMFDTTAVLTCIVTDDVSTTAGRSRYRMPMTQVWIHESGRWLLAAGHAGPRL; this comes from the coding sequence ATGCTCACTCAGGACGTGCTAGATGCTGCATTAGAACGAGCCGACGCCCTAAAACGACGTGATGGTGAATCTTTAGGTCGCTTACTACATCCGAAGTTCTGCTGGATCTCACACAAAGGAGACCAGTTCGATCGCGATGCTTACCTTCGATCCAACCTAGAGGGCCAGAACACCTGGCACAGTCAAATTCTCGAACAGCCCAGTATCACGATGTTTGATACCACCGCCGTTCTTACCTGCATCGTTACAGACGACGTATCAACGACGGCCGGCAGGAGCCGCTACCGAATGCCCATGACTCAAGTCTGGATCCATGAAAGTGGCAGATGGCTGCTCGCTGCTGGACATGCAGGTCCGCGCCTCTAG
- a CDS encoding peptidase M56 family protein, with the protein MNQLHVDQVFSDALRAELTARAEKAAPARTRKRSRLWAGTAVFAGLGLLGGVGATAAGLFVTPGSPLVTPLASAVTETHTGTATVQLGPAPEGSTGIEMQLHCLSPGTFEYRRGASNTCDQDDVGTPQDWTGYTIPLAPGEESITITTSPEASWKLSARYVNTEITDWAVNAEGDTYGAQNENGSPDMVAVIATNGTRGYVYRTELEDADGTAAIKSFKSPAEALAWQEARLGKDFAIPVYDVTGKTVVGEFVISYAAGNSRIVGEPAAECSGVPQTLGPGETYPCPGLSPIETGYPAIPVPPN; encoded by the coding sequence ATGAACCAACTCCACGTTGATCAAGTTTTCAGCGATGCCCTGCGGGCCGAACTGACTGCCCGAGCTGAAAAGGCTGCACCCGCCCGAACACGGAAGCGCAGCAGGTTGTGGGCCGGCACCGCCGTGTTCGCTGGTCTCGGACTTTTGGGAGGCGTCGGGGCTACCGCAGCAGGACTGTTTGTCACGCCAGGTTCCCCGCTCGTGACGCCGCTGGCATCAGCAGTTACGGAAACGCACACCGGAACAGCAACGGTACAGCTTGGCCCTGCCCCTGAAGGGAGTACAGGCATCGAGATGCAACTGCACTGCCTCAGCCCTGGAACCTTTGAGTACCGGCGCGGTGCCAGCAACACCTGCGACCAGGACGACGTAGGAACGCCCCAGGACTGGACCGGCTACACAATTCCGCTCGCCCCGGGGGAAGAAAGCATCACCATCACAACCAGTCCCGAAGCCAGCTGGAAGCTCAGCGCCAGGTACGTCAACACCGAGATCACCGATTGGGCAGTCAACGCCGAAGGGGACACCTACGGCGCACAAAACGAGAATGGAAGCCCCGATATGGTCGCCGTCATTGCAACCAACGGGACACGAGGCTACGTCTACAGGACCGAGCTCGAGGATGCCGACGGAACCGCCGCGATAAAGTCCTTCAAAAGCCCCGCAGAAGCCCTCGCATGGCAGGAAGCGCGGCTCGGCAAGGACTTTGCAATTCCCGTTTACGATGTGACCGGCAAAACCGTCGTTGGTGAATTCGTTATCAGCTATGCGGCCGGGAACTCCCGAATCGTTGGAGAACCGGCAGCGGAATGCTCAGGAGTTCCGCAGACACTGGGTCCTGGTGAGACATACCCCTGCCCAGGCTTGTCACCAATAGAAACGGGATACCCAGCCATCCCAGTGCCTCCCAACTGA
- a CDS encoding ISL3 family transposase — translation MPNATSCPGGRWCERADALLGVDGIHVCSVTAVGTGLVLHVETSETLSGCPDCGVVAVGHGRRQVRLHDTPCFGRPVRLLWAKRVWRCPDPDCRRTTFTEEHPLAGPRAKLTARAAAWATDALQRFDTSVSALAHQLGVSWHTAWDAIKAEATRRIAATGRLTGVNALGVDEHVWSHTGPPGSGMVTGIVDHTRDEKGVVHARLLDLVPGRSGKAYADWLKDRGEEFTAGVKTAALDPFRGYANAIRDELPEAITVLDAFHVVKLGSAMVDEVRRRVQQETLGHRGRKGDPLYGIRRTLQTGAEHLTEKQAARLDAKLTAGDHGHEVTLAWQCYQKLRNIYHSRPERGRGLVNEVIASFPSCPIPEVARLGRTLKQWKAAILAYFDTRGASNGPTEAINGVIETTRRIARGFRNFPNYRLRCLLAAGGHRPYRIKQTNHA, via the coding sequence ATGCCCAATGCTACTTCCTGCCCGGGCGGGCGCTGGTGCGAGCGGGCAGACGCGCTTCTTGGTGTCGACGGCATCCACGTCTGCTCGGTCACGGCGGTCGGGACCGGCCTGGTTCTGCACGTTGAAACATCCGAAACTCTTAGCGGGTGTCCGGACTGCGGTGTCGTCGCGGTCGGGCATGGCCGCCGGCAGGTCCGGCTCCATGACACCCCGTGTTTCGGGCGGCCGGTGCGGTTGCTGTGGGCCAAGCGTGTCTGGCGCTGCCCGGATCCGGACTGCCGAAGAACCACGTTCACCGAAGAGCACCCGTTGGCCGGGCCACGGGCGAAACTGACCGCCCGCGCGGCGGCATGGGCGACGGATGCGCTGCAGCGTTTCGACACCTCGGTATCGGCCCTGGCCCACCAGCTCGGCGTCTCCTGGCACACAGCCTGGGACGCCATCAAGGCAGAGGCGACCCGACGGATCGCAGCGACCGGCCGGCTGACAGGGGTGAACGCGCTCGGCGTCGATGAGCATGTCTGGTCCCACACCGGTCCGCCGGGATCCGGAATGGTGACCGGGATCGTGGATCACACCCGCGACGAGAAGGGCGTGGTGCATGCCAGGTTGCTGGACCTCGTCCCGGGCCGGTCCGGGAAGGCCTACGCCGACTGGCTTAAAGACCGCGGCGAGGAATTCACCGCCGGCGTCAAGACGGCAGCGCTGGATCCGTTCCGCGGCTACGCCAACGCCATCCGCGACGAGCTGCCCGAAGCGATCACCGTCCTGGACGCCTTCCACGTCGTGAAACTGGGATCGGCCATGGTCGACGAGGTCCGCCGCAGGGTCCAGCAGGAGACCCTGGGCCACCGGGGCCGCAAGGGAGATCCGCTCTACGGTATCCGGCGGACTCTGCAGACCGGCGCGGAACATCTGACCGAGAAGCAGGCCGCCAGGCTCGATGCGAAACTCACCGCCGGGGACCACGGCCACGAAGTCACCCTGGCCTGGCAGTGCTATCAGAAGCTACGGAACATCTACCACTCCCGCCCGGAACGCGGCAGGGGGCTCGTCAACGAGGTCATCGCATCGTTCCCGTCCTGTCCGATCCCGGAAGTCGCCCGGCTCGGTCGAACACTCAAACAATGGAAGGCCGCGATCCTGGCCTACTTCGACACCCGCGGCGCCTCCAACGGCCCCACAGAAGCAATCAACGGCGTCATCGAAACCACCCGCCGTATCGCCCGTGGGTTCCGTAATTTCCCCAACTACAGACTCAGATGCCTACTTGCCGCCGGCGGCCACCGACCCTACCGAATCAAACAGACGAACCATGCCTAA